The genomic window CGCCCTCGCCTTCGAGGCGGCGCACCAGCCAGCCGACCGAGGCGGTGCGCCCGAGTTCGGTGATCGCCAGACCCCCGCTGCGCCCGCGGCGCGCGTCCACGACGCCGAGTTCGCCGAGCCGGGTGATCACTTTCGCCACGTGGGCGTAGGAAACCGCCAGCTGGTCGGCGATCTCCCGGCTACCCGGACGTTCACCCTCGCCGACCACCGCAAGCCGCATGACGACCCGCAGTCCGAGGTCGGTGAACCGGGTGAGTTGCATGCCCCGAAACTACGATAATTCTCATCTGGGATACCAATTTTGTGAGCGGGATAACCAGGACGTCGCGGCTCGAGCGCCGCCGCGTGGGCGGGCGAGCGCCGGGCGGTAGCGTCGGGAGGATGAGCAGCCTGGAGGTGGCAGTCGTCGGATACGGCCTGGCCGGTGCGGTGTTCCATGCGCCGCTGATCGCCGCGGAACCGCGGATGCGGGTGGCGGCGGTGGTCACCGGGTCGGCGGAGCGCGCCGAGCAGGCCCGTCGCGCGC from Nocardia bhagyanarayanae includes these protein-coding regions:
- a CDS encoding RrF2 family transcriptional regulator, whose protein sequence is MQLTRFTDLGLRVVMRLAVVGEGERPGSREIADQLAVSYAHVAKVITRLGELGVVDARRGRSGGLAITELGRTASVGWLVRRLEGEGEVVECDGVNPCPLRAGCLLRSALRRAQEAFFESLDTLTIEDLTRTPTRTVLLALPRVGETSSAISATNGE